Proteins encoded together in one Peribacillus asahii window:
- a CDS encoding 50S ribosomal protein L25/general stress protein Ctc, giving the protein MSHVLVAKERTDFKQSTLRELRENGEIPAVVYGSENGSQAISVNYADLKKTLKEIGRNGIISLNCQGKEHQVMLSEYQSDPLKQEMYHADFLIVDMSEEVQVNVRVNLVGQSIGVKDGGVLQQSLHEVTVTATPGDIPESIDVDVTELEVNETLYISDLNMKQGVTLNHSGDEVVASVLAPRQEREISTGEQQEGGIPTNEEGRETAASPESQA; this is encoded by the coding sequence ATGAGCCATGTACTAGTAGCAAAAGAGCGGACAGACTTCAAACAATCTACATTAAGAGAATTGCGTGAAAATGGGGAAATACCAGCAGTAGTTTACGGAAGTGAGAATGGGAGTCAAGCAATTTCCGTGAATTATGCAGATTTGAAAAAAACATTGAAGGAAATCGGTCGAAATGGCATTATTTCATTAAATTGTCAAGGTAAAGAACATCAGGTTATGCTTTCAGAATATCAATCTGATCCGTTAAAGCAAGAGATGTATCATGCTGATTTTCTAATCGTTGATATGTCGGAGGAAGTACAGGTAAATGTACGAGTTAATCTCGTCGGTCAATCAATTGGTGTAAAAGATGGCGGAGTACTTCAGCAATCTCTCCATGAAGTAACCGTTACTGCGACGCCAGGTGACATTCCAGAGTCGATTGATGTTGACGTGACAGAGCTTGAAGTGAATGAAACACTGTATATTTCCGATTTAAATATGAAACAAGGTGTAACGCTTAATCATAGTGGTGACGAAGTAGTGGCCTCTGTCTTAGCTCCTCGCCAAGAACGAGAAATTAGTACAGGTGAACAACAAGAAGGCGGCATACCGACGAATGAAGAAGGGCGTGAAACAGCCGCTTCTCCAGAATCTCAAGCGTAG
- a CDS encoding anti-sigma-F factor Fin family protein: MALHYHCRHCGIKLGTIEEQQIQAAQLGFNQLSDEERQEMIVYDSSGNIQVKSICEDCYESLQRNPELYQNDYIIH, translated from the coding sequence ATGGCTCTCCATTATCATTGCCGTCATTGTGGAATCAAGCTGGGCACTATTGAAGAACAGCAGATACAAGCGGCACAGTTAGGGTTTAACCAGCTGAGTGATGAAGAAAGGCAAGAGATGATCGTTTATGACTCCTCTGGAAACATTCAGGTTAAGTCGATTTGCGAAGATTGTTACGAATCATTGCAAAGAAATCCAGAGTTATATCAAAACGATTATATTATTCATTAA
- the pth gene encoding aminoacyl-tRNA hydrolase has translation MKLIVGLGNPGKQYEKTRHNVGFEVIDALSDKWSIPLNQAKHKGIYGMGVIDNEKVILLKPLTYMNLSGESISAVMSFFKVEVDDVVVLYDDLDLPPGKVRLRQKGSAGGHNGIKSTIAHLGTQNFNRIRIGIGRPSGLMAISDYVLGKFTSEEWPDIMNTIEKSANACEAWLKTPFLQVMNVYNQ, from the coding sequence ATGAAGTTAATCGTAGGTCTGGGTAACCCTGGAAAACAATATGAAAAAACACGACATAATGTCGGGTTTGAAGTAATAGATGCATTATCTGATAAATGGTCTATTCCTTTAAATCAAGCAAAACATAAAGGAATATATGGGATGGGTGTAATCGATAACGAGAAGGTAATTCTGCTTAAACCGTTGACATATATGAATTTATCTGGTGAATCTATTTCAGCTGTTATGAGTTTCTTTAAAGTAGAAGTGGATGATGTTGTCGTGCTATATGATGATTTGGATTTACCTCCTGGGAAAGTTCGTCTGCGTCAAAAGGGAAGTGCTGGTGGGCATAATGGGATTAAATCAACCATTGCTCATCTTGGTACACAAAACTTTAACCGAATTCGGATTGGTATTGGTCGGCCGTCTGGACTGATGGCTATTTCAGATTATGTATTGGGGAAATTTACATCTGAGGAATGGCCCGATATTATGAACACCATTGAAAAAAGCGCTAATGCATGTGAAGCTTGGTTAAAGACGCCTTTTTTACAAGTAATGAATGTATATAATCAATAA